A window from Pangasianodon hypophthalmus isolate fPanHyp1 chromosome 16, fPanHyp1.pri, whole genome shotgun sequence encodes these proteins:
- the LOC113530931 gene encoding uncharacterized protein LOC113530931 isoform X1: MKGGPEKAMFFQSFPHTEEEEEEEEEDALKEEEEEKSVSGDPFVVVKLEDERDGQEADRSERSPGCGSALEISLFAPLESSEDGEEERPRPLTHTHTLTHTLTHTLPACWPSAPGQDEDAGSPQRRLRGRRKRTKHTRPRRPRDPAAVSAMKTMEETDDTDEPPDHAPPEKCAKSTLWDFPSHKTARSGVWEYFEYFINPEGELEDYGFPTCKLCQLKVACKRGNTSNMLRHLQENHAFAYREAKRADALWLDLDSSDSDMKVEMDEQNLTADWCSVGKRSEDENEGDDDGDADYIDRRIAATPRRKRQVRSAVWQYFHYDEDRRPSCKICGWKLTAGSSGSTSNMRHHLQSQHQIVCPLSKSAGLVITLPEGDEPIKLYPPTTPRKSAVWKLFGFVMNSEGVLEENGFPICRLCHQVVASKDGNTSNMYSHLQHHHQAVYAELKHAMAPAGAEQRLDLSDTTELHPPVKRRNSPVWKYFGFIKNTEGDLKEDGFPLCKMCHRRVAAKDGTTSNMLNHLRRHHQAEYEEVKLANETLPPSRPEEGNDLPELFPPSILPLSPVWDYFGYPKNADGVIEENERPKCKACRQSIVSKQGILSNMLRHLKFYHDSLFEELKSRTGWRRYRPYKERSRAPPIQANPDELYPPKMALKSGVWKHFGYLRNSKGVVVPDGFPICKLCLRKVSTPRGCTTNMMVHLQRYHTTEFAEMRLSGDDNDDQTPRQTGDPGPPLDLCPPRDVLEPVWEHFGYQKDADGVVQVDGQPTCKICRVKVSCPGESTKFLYRHLWKKHNAVYFDIKVATSSLRGEDGLVAPVLFPPTHRVKSAVWEYFGYLKDAEGTVVCDGFPICKICYLNVAAKGGNTTNMFKHLKDHHKSIYDEIRPAVPEEIVPDHASSILYAPDGQNSKLWEYFGYLKTPDGALIEDGAPACKICGLKVTSEGESTSNMMKHLQENHEGVYAEVQEALSNPRTEDAPELPELPELHPPTQNAYPVWEYFGFLKDAEGSVVFDGFPICKICRQRVESKDGDTRNMFHHLKANHRNVYQQIKPAVEKRVYKPFELCPPNGRQIDIRLWDHFGYPKNAEGEVEEDGAPVCKICLQKLTASSRGTNLTTSMLRHLRRNHQSVYEEVQEAIGAWRPEWNSETLELYPPTQNVTSSVWEHFGYLKDAEGTVVCDGFPICKICHQKVPSKGGNTTNMFKHLKDCHRSIYSEIRSAVTNEVFEDVRSATDLHPPSTPCDPTLWEHFGYRKTADGVVEEDGAPFCKLCLRKLVSRGETTRNMKQHLKENHNTVYTEPEEVLSSFVLELDTGTSDLHPPTRKVKSAVWKFFGYPRDAAGLVLSDGFPICKLCQKKVSAKGGNTTNMFTHLRDYHRTTYNEIKATFDPVRTENELEAVELHLPTTDALSPVWKYFGYPKNADGSVVCDGYPLCRLCQLKVTAKGGSTTNMLMHLRAYHLDVYKEVKPAVTKKSIYRPFDLYPPSGQDDIKLWDHFGYQKSADGELKDDGAPICKICLRKMIKPPTGGTPTTNMLRHLRKKHQSVYNEVQEAITTLRTAWGIEPPELHPPTQNVTSAVWQYFGYLKDADGSVVCDDFPICKLCQQKVASKRRCTTNMFKHLKDYHRTIYDEVRSAVTSETFEDLFLPTDLHPPSGQYNPKLWEYFGYRKTAEGNLVEDGAPICKLCFRKLISKGETTSNMMQHLKENHNTVYTDVQREVNPFTIGGATELPELYPPEHRVRSGVWKYFGYLRDTEGPADCAGFPICKICLSKVSNKGKVTANMTAHLKDHHRSIYDDLKIPDRRPKVLLAENLPELYPPSKQPLSPIWEHFGLPKNTDGVVEEDGCPICKICGKKVSSQDGRKMIRHLHFCHFSVYEELKNAIRASKLGVDAGGQPTDLHPPSKSVRSSVWEYFGYLKNPDGTINVDGRPICKMCFHKVSSHGGNTTNMFKHLEDKHGLRQE, encoded by the exons ATGAAAGGCGGACCGGAGAAAGCGATGTTTTTCCAAAGTTTTCCCCACAccgaggaggaggaagaggaggaagaggaggacgcgctgaaagaggaagaggaagagaaaagcgTCTCCGGAGATCCGTTTGTCGTGGTGAAGCTGGAAGATGAGAGAGACGGCCAGGAAGCGGACAGGAGCGAGCGGTCACCAGGCTGCGGGTCAGCGCTGGAGATCAGCCTGTTCGCCCCGCTCGAGTCCTCGGAGGacggagaggaagagagaccgcggccgctcacacacacacacacactcacacacacactcacacacacactcccggCCTGCTGGCCCTCTGCTCCCG GTCAGGATGAAGACGCCGGTTCTCCTCAGAGACGCCTGAGAGGACGCAGGAAGCGGACGAAGCACACTCGCCCGAGACGGCCGAGAGATCCTGCAGCTGTGTCCGCG ATGAAAACGATGGAGGAAACCGACGACACGGACGAGCCTCCTGACCACGCCCCTCCGGAGAAATGCGCCAAATCCACACTCTGGGACTTCCCCTCTCACAAGACGGCTCGTTCCGGAGTCTGGGAATACTTTGAGTATTTTATAAACCCAGAAGGCGAGCTGGAGGATTACGGCTTCCCGACGTGTAAACTGTGCCAGCTGAAAGTGGCGTGTAAGAGAGGAAACACGTCCAACATGCTGCGGCACCTGCAGGAAAACCACGCCTTCGCCTACCGAGAAGCCAAG AGAGCAGACGCCCTGTGGCTCGACTTGGACTCCTCTGATTCGGACATGAAGGTGGAGATGGATGAGCAGAACCTGACGGCCGACTGGTGCAGTGTGGGGAAACGGAGCGAAGACGAAAACGAGGGCGATGACGACGGCGATGCAGATTACATCGACCGCAGGATCGCGGCCACTCCGAGGAGGAAGAGGCAGGTCCGCTCGGCCGTGTGGCAGTACTTCCATTACGACGAGGACAGAAGACCGAGCTGTAAGATCTGCGGCTGGAAACTCACTGCAGGATCTTCAGGCAGCACGAGCAACATGAGGCATCATCTCCAGAGCCAGCATCAGATCGTGTGTCCGCTCAGTAAG tCTGCAGGTCTTGTTATAACGTTGCCTGAAGGAGACGAGCCGATTAAACTGTACCCGCCCACAACACCTCGCAAATCCGCCGTGTGGAAGCTGTTCGGCTTCGTCATGAACAGCGAGGGCGTGCTGGAAGAGAACGGCTTCCCCATCTGCAGGCTGTGCCATCAAGTTGTCGCATCCAAAGACGGAAACACGTCCAACATGTACAGCCACCTGCAGCACCATCACCAAGCTGTGTACGCAGAGCTGAAG CACGCGATGGCTCCTGCAGGAGCGGAGCAGAGACTGGACCTCTCAGACACCACAGAGCTCCATCCTCCTGTAAAACGCAGAAACTCGCCTGTTTGGAAATATTTCGGATTTATTAAAAACACCGAGGGTGATTTAAAGGAGGACGGATTCCCGCTGTGCAAAATGTGCCATCGGAGAGTGGCGGCTAAAGACGGAACCACGTCGAACATGCTGAACCACCTGCGGCGCCACCACCAGGCCGAGTATGAAGAAGTGAAG ctgGCGAACGAAACGTTGCCTCCGAGTCGTCCAGAGGAAGGGAACGATCTGCCTGAGCTGTTTCCTCCCAGCATCCTTCCCCTGTCCCCCGTCTGGGATTACTTCGGCTACCCGAAAAACGCAGACGGCGTGATCGAAGAGAACGAGCGGCCCAAGTGTAAAGCCTGCCGGCAGTCCATCGTCTCCAAGCAGGGCATTTTATCCAACATGCTACGCCACCTGAAGTTCTACCACGACTCCTTATTCGAGGAGCTGAAATCGAGAACCGGATGGCGCAGGTACAGACCTTATAAGGAGAGAAGCCGAGCCCCGCCCATTCAGGCCAACCCGGACGAGCTGTACCCGCCCAAAATGGCCCTGAAATCAGGTGTCTGGAAACATTTTGGATATCTGAGGAACTCTAAGGGCGTGGTCGTTCCCGACGGGTTCCCGATCTGTAAACTGTGCCTGAGAAAGGTCAGCACGCCGAGAGGATGTACCACCAACATGATGGTCCATCTCCAGAGATACCACACCACCGAGTTCGCAGAGATGAGG CTGAGCGGTGACGATAATGATGACCAAACTCCGAGACAGACCGGAGACCCGGGCCCGCCGTTGGACCTCTGCCCACCACGAGATGTCCTCGAGCCCGTGTGGGAGCATTTCGGATACCAGAAGGACGCAGACGGAGTCGTCCAGGTGGACGGACAGCCGACGTGTAAAATCTGCCGAGTGAAAGTTTCCTGTCCTGGGGAGAGCACCAAATTTCTGTACAGGCATCTGTGGAAGAAACACAACGCCGTCTACTTCGACATCAAG GTGGCCACCAGTTCCTTGAGAGGAGAGGACGGACTGGTGGCCCCGGTCCTTTTCCCACCGACGCACAGGGTGAAGTCTGCCGTCTGGGAATATTTCGGCTACTTGAAGGACGCGGAGGGGACGGTGGTCTGCGACGGCTTTCCTATCTGCAAAATCTGCTACTTAAACGTAGCGGCTAAAGGAGGAAACACCACCAACATGTTCAAACACCTCAAAGATCATCATAAGTCCATCTACGATGAGATCAGG CCGGCTGTTCCCGAGGAAATCGTTCCAGATCATGCGTCTTCAATTCTCTATGCTCCAGATGGCCAAAACTCCAAATTATGGGAATATTTTGGATACCTCAAAACTCCGGACGGTGCCCTGATAGAAGACGGAGCTCCGGCTTGTAAGATTTGTGGCCTGAAGGTGACGTCGGAGGGCGAGTCTACGTCCAACATGATGAAGCACCTTCAGGAGAATCATGAAGGAGTGTACGCTGAAGTACAG GAAGCGCTCAGTAATCCGAGGACGGAAGACGCACCTGAGCTTCCAGAGCTTCCCGAGCTTCATCCACCCACACAGAACGCATATCCCGTTTGGGAATATTTCGGATTCCTGAAGGACGCGGAGGGATCGGTCGTGTTCGACGGCTTCCCCATCTGCAAGATATGTCGCCAGAGAGTGGAGTCCAAAGACGGAGACACGAGAAACATGTTCCACCACCTGAAGGCGAATCACCGGAACGTGTACCAGCAGATCAAG cCGGCGGTTGAAAAAAGGGTTTATAAGCCCTTTGAGCTGTGTCCACCGAACGGCCGGCAGATCGACATCAGGTTATGGGATCACTTCGGATATCCGAAAAACGCAGAGGGCGAGGTTGAAGAAGACGGAGCTCCGGTGTGTAAGATCTGCCTTCAGAAGCTCACGGCCTCCTCCAGAGGAACGAACCTCACCACCAGCATGCTGAGGCACCTCCGGAGGAACCACCAGTCCGTGTACGAGGAGGTTCAG GAGGCGATCGGAGCCTGGAGACCCGAGTGGAACAGCGAAACCCTCGAGCTTTACCCACCCACGCAAAACGTCACGTCCTCCGTCTGGGAGCATTTCGGATACCTGAAAGACGCCGAGGGGACGGTGGTGTGCGACGGCTTCCCCATCTGCAAAATATGCCACCAGAAAGTGCCTTCTAAAGGAGGAAACACCACCAACATGTTCAAACACCTCAAAGACTGTCATCGGAGCATCTACAGCGAAATCCGA tCCGCAGTGACTAACGAGGTGTTTGAGGACGTTCGCTCGGCCACTGACCTTCACCCGCCCAGCACCCCGTGTGACCCGACGCTCTGGGAGCATTTCGGATACCGCAAAACCGCAGACGGAGTCGTGGAAGAGGACGGAGCGCCGTTCTGTAAACTCTGCCTTCGGAAATTAGTGTCCAGGGGAGAGACTACGAGAAACATGAAGCAGCACCTTAAGGAGAACCACAACACTGTGTACACCGAGCCCGAG GAAGTCCTGAGCTCGTTCGTCTTGGAGCTGGACACGGGCACTTCGGACCTTCATCCTCCGACGCGGAAGGTGAAATCAGCCGTGTGGAAGTTTTTCGGTTACCCGAGAGACGCGGCGGGGTTGGTTCTGAGTGACGGCTTCCCCATCTGCAAACTCTGCCAAAAGAAAGTCTCTGCTAAAGGAGGAAACACCACCAACATGTTCACACACCTCAGAGATTATCACCGGACAACGTATAACGAGATCAAG GCAACGTTTGATCCTGTAAGGACTGAGAACGAGCTGGAAGCCGTGGAGCTTCATCTCCCGACGACGGACGCCCTGTCACCGGTCTGGAAATATTTTGGATACCCGAAAAACGCAGACGGGTCTGTGGTGTGTGACGGCTACCCGCTGTGCAGACTGTGTCAGCTGAAAGTGACGGCTAAAGGAGGCAGCACGACAAACATGCTCATGCACCTGAGGGCCTACCACCTGGATGTGTACAAGGAAGTCAAG cCAGCCGTTACTAAAAAGTCCATCTACAGACCTTTCGATCTCTATCCACCGAGCGGTCAAGACGACATCAAGCTGTGGGATCATTTCGGATATCAGAAAAGCGCAGACGGAGAGCTGAAGGACGACGGAGCTCCGATCTGTAAAATCTGCCTTCGGAAAATGATCAAACCCCCGACGGGCGGGACGCCGACCACCAACATGCTGAGGCACCTTCGCAAAAAACACCAGTCAGTGTATAACGAAGTGCAG GAAGCGATCACCACGCTTAGAACAGCGTGGGGCATCGAACCACCCGAGCTCCACCCACCGACTCAGAACGTCACGTCTGCAGTCTGGCAGTATTTCGGCTACCTGAAAGACGCCGACGGCTCGGTCGTGTGCGACGACTTCCCCATCTGCAAACTGTGTCAACAGAAAGTGGCTTCCAAACGACGATGCACCACGAACATGTTTAAACATCTGAAGGATTACCACAGAACCATCTACGACGAGGTCCGG AGCGCAGTCACGAGCGAGACGTTCGAAGATCTTTTCCTGCCGACCGATCTCCATCCGCCGAGCGGCCAGTACAATCCCAAACTGTGGGAGTATTTCGGATATCGTAAAACGGCAGAGGGGAACCTCGTGGAAGACGGAGCGCCGATCTGTAAACTCTGCTTCCGAAAGCTGATTTCTAAAGGCGAAACGACCTCGAATATGATGCAGCACCTTAAAGAGAACCACAACACTGTCTACACCGACGTCCAA AGGGAAGTAAACCCGTTCACCATCGGAGGAGCCACTGAACTCCCCGAGCTTTACCCACCTGAACACAGAGTGAGGTCTGGCGTCTGGAAATATTTTGGCTACCTGAGGGACACGGAGGGTCCGGCTGACTGCGCAGGCTTCCCCATCTGCAAGATCTGCCTTTCCAAAGTGTCCAATAAGGGAAAAGTCACGGCCAATATGACCGCGCATCTCAAAGATCATCACAGAAGCATCTACGATGACCTTAAG atACCAGACAGAAGGCCAAAAGTGCTGTTGGCTGAAAATCTCCCAGAACTTTACCCGCCATCGAAACAGCCTCTGTCTCCAATCTGGGAACATTTCGGACTTCCCAAAAACACTGACGGAGTCGTAGAAGAGGACGGATGCCCGATCTGCAAAATCTGCGGCAAAAAAGTTTCAAGCCAAGACGGAAGGAAAATGATAAGACATCTGCATTTCTGCCATTTCTCTGTGTATGAAGAGTTAAAG aaCGCAATTAGGGCTTCAAAGTTGGGAGTGGACGCAGGAGGCCAACCCACCGACCTTCACCCTCCCTCCAAGAGCGTCCGCTCCTCCGTCTGGGAATATTTTGGATACCTGAAGAATCCGGACGGCACGATCAACGTGGACGGACGTCCGATCTGCAAGATGTGCTTCCATAAAGTGTCCAGTCACGGAGGAAACACGACCAACATGTTCAAGCACCTGGAGGACAAACACGGGCTTA GACAAGAGTAA